The following are encoded together in the candidate division WOR-3 bacterium genome:
- a CDS encoding acyl-CoA dehydratase activase — MVLGIDVGSMYTKGVLFDGQVIKKLVVKTAFKPRQAISEIKNQLSGFDKIIATGYGRDMVEDAYKVITEISAFARGSTYFNPEIKTIIDIGGQDSKVIKVKNGKVVKFVMNDRCAAGTGNFIEKIAQSLNLSLIEFGELALKSEKPEIIDSLCVVMAETEILSLIQEGKKLEDIIFGVCDSLIRRINGIAGQIGIEEPLLFCGGGALNPGLVKALKRYYSETIVPEDPQFVGAIGAAMT, encoded by the coding sequence ATGGTACTGGGTATAGATGTTGGTTCAATGTATACAAAGGGTGTTCTATTTGATGGACAGGTAATTAAAAAATTGGTTGTCAAAACTGCTTTCAAACCAAGACAGGCAATAAGTGAGATAAAAAATCAACTCAGTGGTTTCGATAAGATTATTGCCACTGGATATGGAAGAGACATGGTTGAAGATGCTTATAAAGTCATTACTGAGATCTCAGCGTTTGCCCGTGGTTCAACATATTTTAACCCTGAAATTAAAACGATAATAGATATTGGAGGCCAGGATAGTAAAGTAATAAAAGTAAAAAACGGCAAGGTAGTAAAGTTTGTTATGAATGACCGGTGTGCTGCAGGGACAGGAAATTTCATTGAAAAAATCGCCCAGTCTTTGAACTTATCCCTTATTGAATTTGGAGAACTGGCATTGAAATCAGAAAAACCAGAGATAATAGATTCACTCTGTGTGGTTATGGCAGAAACCGAGATACTGAGTCTGATTCAGGAAGGTAAAAAACTTGAAGATATTATCTTTGGCGTTTGTGATTCCCTGATTCGTAGAATAAATGGTATTGCCGGGCAGATCGGAATAGAAGAACCATTATTATTCTGTGGTGGTGGGGCATTGAATCCAGGACTGGTTAAGGCATTGAAAAGATATTATTCAGAAACCATAGTCCCTGAAGACCCGCAATTTGTTGGTGCAATAGGCGCAGCAATGACCTAA
- a CDS encoding inositol-3-phosphate synthase, translated as MGKIRVAIIGVGNCASSLVQGVYYYRNAREDEFIPGIMHTRLGGYHINDIEFSLGIDIDKNKVGKDLAEAIYTKPNNTYKFCSVPKLNVPVVRGMTHDGLGYYLSQIIEKAPGPTADIVRLLKETRTDVVINFLPVGSEEATKWYVEQVLTAGCAFVNCIPVFIASQKYWQKRFIEKGLPVLGDDIKSQVGATIVHRVLVNLFNDRGVKLERTSQLNVGGNTDFLNMLERSRLQSKKISKTQAVTSLLKYNIGDENIYIGPSDYIAWLTDRKWAYMRLEGKTFGDVPLNIELKLEVWDSPNSAGVVIDAIRCAKLALDNKLSGAIIEPSSYFFKSPPVQYPDYICREKTENFIKKYGKKNSKKVNVKKKNK; from the coding sequence ATGGGCAAGATTAGAGTGGCGATCATTGGGGTTGGCAATTGCGCATCAAGTTTGGTCCAGGGTGTTTATTATTATCGTAATGCCCGTGAAGATGAGTTCATTCCCGGTATTATGCACACCAGACTTGGTGGTTACCATATTAATGATATAGAGTTTTCATTAGGAATTGATATAGATAAAAATAAGGTCGGTAAGGACCTTGCCGAGGCGATATATACTAAACCAAATAACACTTATAAATTCTGCTCGGTGCCAAAATTAAATGTACCGGTGGTCCGGGGTATGACCCACGATGGATTAGGTTATTATCTATCACAGATTATTGAGAAGGCACCGGGACCAACCGCTGATATAGTAAGACTATTAAAAGAGACAAGGACCGATGTAGTTATAAATTTTCTACCTGTGGGTAGTGAAGAAGCGACAAAATGGTATGTTGAACAGGTCCTTACTGCAGGCTGCGCGTTTGTAAATTGCATTCCGGTATTTATCGCCAGCCAGAAATACTGGCAGAAAAGATTTATTGAAAAGGGGTTACCGGTATTGGGAGATGACATAAAATCTCAGGTTGGTGCAACAATTGTCCATCGGGTTCTGGTAAATCTATTCAATGATCGGGGTGTAAAGTTAGAGCGCACATCACAGTTAAATGTGGGTGGAAATACAGATTTCTTAAATATGCTTGAACGTTCAAGGCTCCAGTCAAAAAAGATCTCCAAAACCCAGGCAGTGACTTCCCTTTTAAAATATAACATAGGCGACGAAAATATTTATATCGGACCTTCGGATTACATTGCCTGGCTCACAGATCGAAAATGGGCATATATGAGATTGGAAGGTAAGACCTTTGGCGATGTCCCCTTAAATATTGAATTAAAACTTGAGGTCTGGGATTCACCAAATTCTGCGGGTGTTGTGATTGATGCTATAAGGTGTGCAAAACTTGCACTTGATAATAAATTGAGTGGAGCAATAATTGAGCCTTCAAGCTATTTCTTCAAATCTCCACCAGTCCAGTATCCGGATTATATCTGCCGCGAAAAGACCGAAAACTTTATAAAAAAGTATGGGAAAAAGAATTCCAAAAAAGTAAATGTTAAGAAAAAGAACAAGTAG
- the tmk gene encoding dTMP kinase yields the protein MPKRGLFITFEGVEGSGKTTQAKALADWFEQNGFACILVRDPGTTIPGEKIREILLNPENSIHPKCEVLLFLAARSQLVYEKILPALIEKKIVISDRFSDSTYAYQTFARNLPERLIAIFNRFATAGLKPDLTFLVDIDIPLGQARGKCVDRMEKESFSYHNEVRNGYLKLARRARKRIKILDGKKSVDELKKEVIDNVKNLLIRKGYKI from the coding sequence ATGCCCAAAAGAGGTCTCTTCATCACATTTGAGGGTGTTGAAGGTTCTGGTAAAACAACCCAGGCTAAGGCACTCGCTGATTGGTTTGAACAGAATGGTTTCGCCTGCATTCTTGTGCGTGACCCGGGTACGACAATTCCCGGTGAAAAGATAAGAGAGATTCTTCTCAATCCAGAGAATTCAATACATCCAAAGTGTGAAGTCCTTCTCTTCCTCGCCGCAAGAAGTCAACTTGTCTATGAAAAGATTCTCCCCGCACTAATCGAGAAAAAAATTGTAATATCAGATAGATTTTCAGACTCCACTTATGCATATCAGACATTTGCAAGAAATTTACCTGAAAGGCTGATTGCTATCTTCAACCGGTTTGCAACTGCGGGATTAAAACCTGATTTGACATTTCTCGTTGACATTGATATCCCATTAGGACAGGCAAGAGGCAAGTGTGTTGACCGTATGGAAAAAGAAAGTTTCTCTTATCACAATGAAGTTCGAAATGGCTATTTAAAACTTGCACGGCGTGCAAGGAAACGCATAAAAATTCTTGATGGTAAAAAATCCGTTGACGAACTGAAAAAAGAAGTGATTGATAATGTAAAAAATTTGTTAATAAGAAAGGGGTATAAAATATGA
- a CDS encoding S41 family peptidase, translating to MKNKLFIPIIVISIVFAVIITQWVWARTDAYTSLRIFNKILKDVEDNYVDEVNTDSLIRGAINGMLNSLKDPHTQYLTKEEYEQLRMTTEGEFGGIGAQIGTREDKIVIISPIEGTPAYRAGLLPGDHIMMVDSVPTKGKSVDIVVKQIRGTPGTKVLLTIQREGIPEPFTVEITRAVIKLEAVPYYGMVAKDIGYIYLSSFSRVADAEFKTGLDSLFAWGAKKIIFDLRGNSGGLLQEGIAISEFFLSPNKDIVTTKGRIEPPRTFKSQKSYSYGEFPMITLVDGGSASASEIVAGALQDWDRSLIIGTNTFGKGSVQNVIPLEDGGALKLTTARWYTPSGRCIDKPFVDEENSEESVTKIDSSKKNIYITLNLKRKVYGNGGITPDIMIEPRKLTKLETDIWIKGYFFDFAVHYTNTHKDLNKDFVVDNKMLDYFATYLKEKKKMDFTPAQFDSAKTALAERIKQEITLNLFGRKEMYRYRTGVDPLVQKAVELLKEVGTQKELFRHIK from the coding sequence ATGAAGAATAAGTTATTCATTCCCATAATCGTGATTTCCATAGTCTTTGCGGTTATAATTACACAATGGGTCTGGGCAAGGACTGATGCATATACATCGTTAAGAATTTTTAATAAGATTCTTAAGGATGTAGAGGACAATTATGTCGATGAGGTGAATACTGATTCACTTATAAGGGGTGCAATAAATGGAATGCTAAATTCATTGAAGGACCCACACACCCAGTATCTTACAAAAGAAGAATACGAACAATTACGCATGACAACTGAAGGAGAATTCGGAGGTATTGGTGCCCAGATTGGTACGAGAGAAGATAAAATAGTCATAATTTCACCGATTGAAGGAACACCTGCTTATCGTGCCGGGCTTCTGCCTGGTGACCACATTATGATGGTGGATAGTGTTCCGACCAAAGGAAAGAGTGTTGATATTGTTGTAAAACAGATTCGCGGGACTCCAGGAACAAAGGTTTTACTAACTATCCAGCGTGAAGGCATTCCTGAACCTTTCACTGTTGAAATTACCCGTGCGGTGATAAAACTTGAGGCAGTTCCATATTATGGAATGGTGGCAAAGGATATTGGATACATCTACCTTTCCAGTTTTTCCCGTGTTGCTGATGCAGAATTCAAAACCGGGCTTGATTCATTATTTGCCTGGGGTGCAAAGAAGATAATATTTGACCTCAGGGGAAATTCTGGTGGTTTATTACAGGAAGGCATCGCAATAAGTGAATTCTTTTTATCGCCAAACAAAGATATCGTTACAACCAAAGGCAGGATTGAGCCACCACGGACCTTCAAATCTCAAAAATCTTATTCTTATGGTGAATTCCCTATGATTACCCTGGTCGATGGTGGCAGTGCCTCGGCATCCGAGATTGTTGCTGGCGCTTTACAGGACTGGGATAGAAGTTTAATTATCGGCACAAATACATTCGGCAAGGGTTCGGTTCAAAATGTCATTCCTCTTGAAGACGGTGGTGCCTTGAAACTGACAACCGCCCGCTGGTATACCCCTTCTGGCAGATGTATTGATAAACCATTTGTAGATGAAGAGAATTCTGAAGAGAGTGTTACCAAAATTGACTCAAGCAAAAAAAATATTTATATCACATTAAATCTTAAACGGAAGGTCTACGGTAATGGTGGAATAACACCTGATATTATGATAGAACCCAGAAAACTAACAAAATTGGAGACGGATATCTGGATTAAGGGCTATTTCTTTGACTTTGCTGTTCACTATACCAATACACACAAGGATTTAAATAAAGATTTCGTTGTCGATAATAAAATGCTCGATTATTTTGCTACCTATTTGAAAGAAAAGAAAAAAATGGATTTTACACCGGCACAATTTGATTCAGCAAAGACTGCATTGGCAGAAAGGATAAAACAGGAGATTACATTAAATCTCTTTGGCCGAAAAGAAATGTATCGCTACCGGACTGGTGTTGACCCACTCGTGCAAAAGGCAGTAGAACTGCTGAAGGAGGTGGGTACACAAAAGGAACTTTTTCGTCACATTAAATGA